A section of the Falco biarmicus isolate bFalBia1 chromosome 3, bFalBia1.pri, whole genome shotgun sequence genome encodes:
- the ARC gene encoding activity-regulated cytoskeleton-associated protein, translating to MQLDNVTSAGIHSFQGHRGVANKPNVILQIGKCRAEMLEHVRRTHRHLLSEVSKQVERELKGLQKSVGKLENNLEDHVPTDNQRWKKSIKACLARCQETIAHLERWVKREMNVWKEVFFRLEKWADRLESMGGKYCPGDHGKQTVSVGVGGPEIRPGEGEIYDYALDMSQMYALTPPPGEVPSIPQAHDSYQWVSVSEDAPASPVETQVFEDPREFLSHLEEYLKQVGGTEEYWLSQIQNHMNGPAKKWWEYKQDSVKNWVEFKKEFLQYSEGTLTRDAIKRELDLPQKEGEPLDQFLWRKRDLYQTLYVDADEEEIIQYVVGTLQPKLKRFLSYPLPKTLEQLIQRGKEVQGNMDHSEEPSPQRTPEIQSGDSVDSVPPSTTASPVPSNGTQPEPPSPPATVI from the coding sequence ATGCAGTTGGATAATGTCACCAGTGCAGGCATCCACTCTTTCCAGGGGCACCGTGGAGTTGCCAACAAGCCCAATGTGATCCTGCAGATAGGGAAATGCAGGGCAGAAATGTTGGAGCATGTCAGGAGGACCCACCGGCACCTCCTGTCTGAGGTCTCCAAGCAGGTGGAGCGCGAGCTGAAAGGCTTGCAGAAATCAGTGGGGAAGTTAGAGAATAACTTGGAGGACCATGTCCCAACTGATAACCAAAGATGGAAAAAGTCCATCAAGGCCTGCCTGGCCAGATGCCAGGAAACCATTGCCCATCTAGAGAGATGGGTCAAGCGAGAGATGAATGTCTGGAAGGAAGTCTTTTTCCGTCTAGAGAAGTGGGCAGACCGTCTGGAGTCCATGGGAGGCAAATATTGCCCTGGGGACCATGGCAAGCAGACTGTGTCCGTTGGGGTGGGAGGCCCAGAGATACGGCCAGGTGAGGGGGAGATTTATGACTATGCCCTTGATATGAGCCAAATGTATGCACTGACCCCTCCTCCTGGGGAGGtgcccagcatcccccaggcCCATGACTCCTACCAGTGGGTCTCTGTGTCGGAGGATGCTCCAGCCTCCCCAGTGGAGACTCAGGTCTTTGAGGATCCCCGGGAGTTCTTGAGCCATTTGGAGGAATACTTAAAGCAGGTGGGTGGAACAGAGGAGTACTGGCTGTCTCAAATCCAAAACCACATGAATGGCCCAGCTAAAAAGTGGTGGGAATACAAGCAGGACTCTGTCAAGAACTGGGTTGAGTTCAAGAAGGAGTTCCTGCAATACAGTGAGGGGACTCTGACTAGGGATGCTATCAAAAGGGAGCTGGATTTGCCCCAGAAAGAGGGGGAGCCCCTGGACCAGTTCCTTTGGCGCAAGAGAGACTTGTACCAGACCCTCTATGTTGATGCAGATGAGGAGGAAATTATCCAGTATGTGGTAGGCACCCTCCAGCCCAAACTGAAGCGCTTCTTGAGTTACCCCTTGCCCaagaccttagagcagctgaTCCAAAGAGGGAAGGAAGTCCAAGGCAACATGGACCACTCTGAGGAGCCTAGCCCACAGAGGACCCCTGAAATTCAGTCAGGAGATTCTGTGGACAGCGTGCCTCCCTCAACCACTGCCAGTCCTGTGCCGAGCAATGGGACTCAACCGGAGCCCCCTAGCCCACCAGCTACTGTCATATGA